In Bacteroidales bacterium, the DNA window CTATCGTAGCCCTTAAAGGATGACGGTTCTGCGGCAATTTTGTTCTTGGAAGAAGCCAGTTGAACGCTAAAAATGATCCTGTCCGCCACAGGGGCAAGCTCTTTGTTTTCTTCAGGGCTAAGCTTACCGCCGGCAGGTTTATCTCCCACGACCACGGTAAGATTGCTCCGGCGGTCAATAAGCTCTTTGTAGTTTTTAAATCCCCGGTAGATGGCAGAGGCAATAATCTCCTGCCCATATGGGGTAAGCAGGTATTTTTCCTCTTCAAGATTGGAAATAAAACCGGTCTCCACCAAAACACCCGGCATAGAAGTCTGCGCGAGCACCAGAAGACCCTGCTCCCTGACACCCAGATCATTTCTCTGCGCACGCTCCCTGAACTGGTCCTGCACAAAATCGCCGAACTCGATACTCTGTTTAAAATAGGTCTTTTGCATCAGGGAAAACATAATATAGGATTCGGCCGATTTGGGGTCAAAGTCTTCATAAACCGTTTCATAATCCTCCTCCAGCAGGATGACGGAGTTCTCTCTGACCGCCACTTCAAAATTTTCATCTGCACGGTGCT includes these proteins:
- a CDS encoding N-acetylmuramoyl-L-alanine amidase, which gives rise to MIDAGHGGKDPGAVGKRGKEKDIALAIALKVGSYIEENIPDVKVIYTRKSDVFVELQQRAEIANKAKADLFLSIHVNAHSRTTAHGTLTLVLGQHRADENFEVAVRENSVILLEEDYETVYEDFDPKSAESYIMFSLMQKTYFKQSIEFGDFVQDQFRERAQRNDLGVREQGLLVLAQTSMPGVLVETGFISNLEEEKYLLTPYGQEIIASAIYRGFKNYKELIDRRSNLTVVVGDKPAGGKLSPEENKELAPVADRIIFSVQLASSKNKIAAEPSSFKGYDRVMVIEDGRWFKYLVGRESSYHAALERCTAIKSDYPDAFVVASKGGKIVPLSVALEEINQSYENQQ